From Glycine max cultivar Williams 82 chromosome 11, Glycine_max_v4.0, whole genome shotgun sequence, the proteins below share one genomic window:
- the LOC100797245 gene encoding proline-rich extensin-like protein EPR1: protein MRKSYTFQRVPLLLLLCFCFANSAAVTANEDSTAGTEVNIDGKPLHTKPFPIEEKTLPIPLFKPLPKLVPIVTPIPNPLPIPVFQKPIPKWIPDIKPIPNPIPIPVFPIPVFKKPIPDVMPIPKPSPIVEKPKPKPCPVAKKPIPTPVIKKPIPKPSPIVEKPKPKPKPCPVAEKPIPTPVIKKPIPKPIPIVKPIPKPSPIVKKPLPIPVIKPVPKSTPTVKPVPIPVFKPIPKPFTIVKKPLPIPVIKPVPVPVPIIKPIPIPVFKPIPKPFPIPLFKPIPKPFPIPFFKPIPKPIPTVKKPQPIPVTKPLPNPVPVVKPIPKPTPMVKKPLPIPVTKPIPKPIPIVKPIPIPVFKPIPKPIPIVKKPLPIPVTKPIPKPVPIIKPIPIPVFKPVPIIKPIPIPVFKPIPKPFPIVKKPLPIPAIKPIPKPIPSLKKPLPTPTIKPVPEPVPTVKPIPIPTFKPFPKPFPFVKRPLPIPPMMKPIPKPFTSVKKPPPIPISKPIP from the exons ATGAGGAAGAGTTACACTTTTCAAAGGGTGCCTCTGCTGCTTCTTCTTTGCTTTTGTTTTGCCAATTCTGCTGCTGTAACTGCTAATGAAGACTCTACAGCTG GAACTGAGGTGAACATTGATGGCAAGCCTTTACATACAAAGCCATTTCCAATAGAGGAAAAGACACTTCCAATACCGTTGTTTAAGCCTCTACCAAAATTGGTTCCAATTGTTACACCTATACCAAATCCTCTGCCTATCCCAGTTTTCCAAAAGCCTATACCAAAGTGGATTCCAGATATTAAGCCTATACCAAATCCAATTCCAATTCCAGTATTCCCAATCCCAGTGTTTAAGAAGCCAATTCCAGATGTTATGCCAATACCAAAGCCATCTCCCATAGTGGAAAAACCAAAGCCAAAGCCTTGCCCAGTAGCCAAGAAACCTATTCCTACTCCGGTGATTAAGAAGCCTATACCAAAGCCATCTCCCATAGTGGAAAAACCAAAGCCAAAGCCAAAGCCTTGCCCGGTAGCCGAGAAACCTATTCCTACTCCGGTGATTAAGAAGCCTATACCAAAGCCAATTCCAATTGTTAAGCCAATTCCAAAACCATCTCCAATAGTGAAAAAACCACTACCTATTCCAGTAATTAAGCCTGTACCAAAATCAACTCCAACTGTAAAGCCAGTTCCTATCCCAGTGTTCAAGCCTATCCCCAAGCCATTTACAATAGTAAAAAAGCCTCTACCTATTCCGGTAATTAAGCCCGTGCCCGTGCCAGTTCCAATTATTAAGCCAATTCCTATTCCTGTGTTCAAACCTATCCCCAAGCCATTTCCTATACCATTGTTCAAGCCAATCCCAAAGCCATTTCCTATTCCATTTTTCAAGCCTATCCCAAAGCCAATCCCAACCGTGAAAAAGCCTCAACCTATTCCAGTAACAAAGCCTTTACCTAATCCAGTTCCAGTTGTTAAGCCAATTCCAAAGCCAACACCAATGGTGAAAAAGCCTCTACCTATTCCCGTAACAAAGCCTATACCAAAACCAATTCCCATTGTTAAGCCCATTCCTATTCCAGTGTTCAAGCCCATCCCCAAACCAATTCCAATAGTGAAAAAGCCTCTACCTATTCCAGTAACTAAGCCTATACCCAAGCCAGTCCCAATTATTAAGCCAATTCCCATTCCAGTATTCAAGCCTGTCCCAATTATTAAGCCAATTCCCATTCCAGTATTCAAGCCTATCCCAAAGCCATTTCCAATAGTGAAAAAGCCTCTACCTATTCCAGCAATTAAGCCTATACCAAAGCCAATTCCTTCACTAAAAAAACCTCTACCTACTCCAACAATTAAGCCTGTACCCGAGCCAGTTCCAACCGTTAAACCAATTCCGATCCCAACATTCAAGCCTTTTCCAAAGCCATTTCCATTTGTGAAAAGGCCTTTACCTATTCCTCCAATGATGAAACCTATACCAAAGCCATTTACATCTGTTAAAAAGCCTCCACCTATTCCAATTTCCAAACCTATTCCATAg
- the LOC100796718 gene encoding proline-rich extensin-like protein EPR1, translated as MLLYRVPLLLFVCFCFANSAAVSANEASTGTEVTIDAKPSDKKLKGTESFPKEKKTFSIPFFKPVPKLVPIVKPIPMPFPKPLPLPIPVFQKPIPKWIPDVKPIPKPIPIPVFRPVPVPVKPIPKPSPTIEKPKPCPIAKKPVPTPVVKKPLPKPIPIVKSIPKPSPTVKKPLPIPSIKPVPKSIPIAKPIPIPVFKPIPKPFPIEPLPIPVIKPIPTPIPIPLFKPIPKPFPIVVKPLPIPIIMPVPKPIPIFKPIPIFEPIPKSIPIVQRPQPIPITKPVPKSIPIVIPIPIPVSKPIPKPTPIMKKPLPIPVTKPIPKPVPIVKPIPKSIPKPVPIVKPIPTSIFKPIPKPFPLVKKPLPIPIIKPIPESVPLVKPIPIPVFEPIPKPFPMVKKPLPISIFKPIPKSFPVGKMPQPVQVSKPIP; from the exons ATGTTGCTCTACAGGGTGCCCCTGCTTCTTTTTGTGTGCTTCTGTTTTGCCAATTCTGCTGCTGTATCTGCTAATGAAGCCTCTACAG GAACTGAGGTGACCATTGATGCCAAGCCTTCagataaaaagttaaaaggCACAGAGTCATttccaaaagagaaaaagacattTTCAATACCATTTTTTAAGCCTGTACCAAAGTTGGTTCCGATTGTTAAACCTATACCAATGCCTTTTCCAAAGCCTCTACCTCTACCTATCCCAGTTTTCCAGAAGCCTATACCAAAGTGGATTCCAGATGTTAAGCCTATACCAAAGCCAATTCCTATCCCGGTGTTCAGGCCTGTCCCAGTTCCAGTGAAGCCAATACCAAAGCCATCTCCAACAATTGAGAAGCCAAAGCCATGTCCAATAGCCAAAAAACCTGTACCTACTCCAGTGGTTAAGAAGCCTTTACCAAAGCCAATTCCTATTGTTAAGTCAATCCCAAAACCATCTCCAACAGTGAAAAAACCTCTACCTATCCCATCAATTAAACCTGTACCAAAATCAATTCCAATAGCTAAGCCAATTCCTATCCCAGTGTTCAAACCTATCCCAAAGCCATTTCCAATAGAGCCTTTACCTATTCCAGTAATTAAGCCTATACCCACGCCAATTCCTATCCCATTGTTCAAGCCTATCCCAAAGCCATTTCCTATAGTGGTAAAGCCTCTACCTATACCAATAATTATGCCTGTACCCAAGCCAATTCCCATTTTTAAGCCAATTCCTATTTTCGAGCCCATCCCAAAGTCAATTCCAATAGTGCAAAGGCCTCAACCTATTCCAATAACCAAGCCTGTACCCAAGTCTATTCCCATTGTTATACCTATTCCAATTCCAGTGTCAAAGCCCATCCCAAAGCCAACTCCAATAATGAAAAAGCCTTTACCTATTCCAGTTACTAAGCCTATACCCAAGCCCGTTCCAATAGTTaagccaattcctaagtctataCCCAAGCCAGTTCCAATTGTTAAGCCAATTCCTACCTCAATATTCAAGCCTATTCCAAAGCCATTTCCATTAGTTAAAAAACCTCTACCTATTCCAATAATTAAGCCTATACCTGAGTCAGTCCCACTTGTTAAACCCATTCCTATTCCAGTATTTGAGCCTATCCCAAAGCCATTTCCAATGGTGAAAAAGCCTTTACCTATTTCAATATTTAAACCTATACCAAAGTCATTCCCAGTGGGTAAAATGCCTCAACCTGTTCAAGTTTCTAAACCTATTCCATAG